Proteins encoded by one window of Planktothrix tepida PCC 9214:
- a CDS encoding pilus assembly FimT family protein, with product MINPKKTCDRSLTSSYSGFTLLENLIIVSMMGILSAIAAPSWLSFINHQRLTTSIDRIYWAMQTTREEAKRSKEIWQISFKDQNNTVQWAIHRRDDTPTQPQWMTLDQNVQIDPTETTLYQNQTTKIWRMQFDHKGRANGQLGRVTLSLRNGSQAKRCVFVSTLLGTLRKAQNNPKPKDGKYCY from the coding sequence ATGATCAATCCAAAAAAAACCTGCGATCGCTCCTTAACCTCATCCTATAGCGGATTTACCCTACTAGAAAACCTCATCATTGTATCCATGATGGGTATTTTGAGTGCCATTGCAGCCCCTAGTTGGTTAAGTTTTATCAACCATCAACGCCTCACGACTTCTATTGATCGAATTTATTGGGCGATGCAAACCACCCGTGAAGAAGCCAAACGCAGCAAAGAAATCTGGCAAATCAGCTTTAAAGATCAAAATAATACCGTTCAATGGGCGATACATCGTCGAGACGATACCCCCACACAACCTCAATGGATGACCTTAGATCAAAACGTTCAAATAGATCCCACAGAAACAACCCTCTATCAAAATCAAACCACTAAAATTTGGAGAATGCAATTTGACCATAAAGGTCGTGCCAATGGTCAGTTAGGCCGGGTGACATTATCCCTTCGCAATGGTAGCCAAGCCAAACGCTGTGTGTTTGTATCTACTTTATTAGGAACATTAAGAAAAGCTCAAAACAATCCTAAACCCAAAGATGGGAAATATTGCTATTGA
- the hpsB gene encoding hormogonium polysaccharide secretion pseudopilin HpsB produces MINPNKRKLNDYLPVSESGYTILEGLMAVVVVSVMLLAIGPVIAFSVGTRVQAKRVELATQAGKSYIDWVKAAPDANAIKERAPKQTATTAPATGDLAGDCTSKDGYCTTTDKKLYCVNLDEEAGCQTKSPVDMVIQPLITSGDATTPEKGYQMTVGVYRANSFVSGITLQAATKSDSLTTNALGNRSLPLVVMKTEVLPSGATFGDLQKRLKP; encoded by the coding sequence ATGATTAACCCAAACAAAAGAAAACTCAACGATTACTTACCTGTATCGGAGTCAGGATATACCATCCTTGAGGGACTAATGGCGGTTGTTGTTGTATCGGTCATGTTGTTAGCAATTGGCCCTGTAATTGCCTTTTCTGTGGGAACTCGCGTACAAGCTAAACGGGTTGAACTGGCAACCCAAGCGGGAAAAAGTTATATTGATTGGGTGAAAGCTGCTCCTGATGCCAATGCAATAAAAGAAAGAGCACCCAAACAAACTGCAACTACCGCTCCAGCAACAGGTGATTTAGCAGGTGATTGCACATCAAAAGATGGTTATTGTACAACAACCGATAAAAAATTGTACTGTGTCAATCTTGATGAGGAAGCAGGGTGTCAAACAAAGAGCCCTGTTGATATGGTGATTCAACCTCTCATAACGAGTGGTGATGCTACGACTCCAGAAAAAGGCTATCAAATGACGGTGGGAGTTTATCGTGCTAACTCCTTTGTCTCTGGGATAACGCTTCAAGCTGCTACTAAGTCAGATAGCTTAACAACAAATGCTTTAGGTAATCGCAGTTTACCTTTAGTTGTGATGAAAACTGAAGTTTTACCATCAGGTGCAACCTTTGGAGACCTTCAAAAACGACTAAAACCTTAA
- a CDS encoding prepilin-type N-terminal cleavage/methylation domain-containing protein: protein MKNQQILNRLLIDRLKKKSNHIDQGFTLIELLVVVLIIGVLSAIAAPSWDAFTTRQRLKTVNDQVFQAIKSAQAEAKRKKGDVTLTFDKTVDPPTVSYEGNVQKLNVSGEIKTGTIKLVTGAGDTTVATDSEIIFDYRGSIKSGQILPFTATVSLPDGKGKHCVIVDSLLGGMRIGSGDYNSSTNKTGCRVPS, encoded by the coding sequence ATGAAAAATCAACAAATATTAAATAGACTGTTAATTGATCGATTGAAAAAAAAATCTAATCATATAGATCAGGGATTTACCCTGATTGAATTATTAGTTGTTGTTTTAATAATTGGTGTTTTGAGTGCGATCGCAGCCCCCAGTTGGGATGCTTTTACAACCAGACAACGCCTTAAAACTGTTAATGATCAGGTATTTCAAGCGATTAAATCGGCTCAAGCAGAAGCAAAACGCAAAAAAGGTGATGTTACTCTAACATTTGATAAAACAGTTGATCCACCAACCGTTAGTTATGAGGGTAATGTACAGAAGCTCAATGTTTCTGGTGAAATTAAAACAGGAACTATTAAACTTGTTACAGGTGCAGGAGATACAACAGTTGCTACAGATTCAGAGATTATTTTTGATTATCGAGGAAGTATTAAATCTGGTCAAATACTTCCCTTCACAGCAACAGTCTCTCTCCCAGATGGAAAAGGTAAACACTGTGTTATTGTAGACAGTCTACTCGGAGGAATGAGGATAGGATCAGGAGACTATAACAGTTCTACTAATAAAACAGGTTGTCGAGTTCCATCTTAA